A genomic segment from Thiomicrorhabdus aquaedulcis encodes:
- a CDS encoding cupin domain-containing protein, with protein sequence MIKFQDIDLATFLKDYWQQKPLVIRNALPNFESPVSPEELAGLSLEDEVESRIVIQKGEQDYQLLKGPFDENTYQTLPEQDWTLLIQGVDRLIPEVTDLLNDFDFLPRWRIDDIMISYATKGGNVGPHFDHYDVFLLQAAGSRQWLLTAQDCLESNYIQGVDLRLMQTFKVEEDYVFEKGDILYLPPKWGHHGIALDDQCMTYSIGYRSYRGQELWDSFGDHLSEMAGFKTLYRDPIWPVGLNPGEITDAAAEQAQALLANILTDKTLLKTWFGRFATQLDSVAAQQLPEPLTEEETPDIEDFMGALQVEPGLIKDPVCRFAFAKVDQNTLLYVNGAIWDSFGATDAFITLLANQSFLTQEQIMLNGDDEGNIKLLFDLWKLQYIVFIE encoded by the coding sequence ATGATTAAGTTTCAAGACATTGATTTAGCAACGTTTTTAAAAGACTACTGGCAACAAAAGCCCCTTGTTATTCGCAACGCCCTGCCCAATTTTGAATCGCCGGTTTCACCCGAAGAACTGGCCGGTTTATCGCTTGAAGACGAAGTGGAAAGCCGCATCGTCATCCAAAAAGGCGAGCAAGATTATCAGCTTCTTAAAGGCCCATTTGATGAAAACACCTACCAAACATTGCCCGAACAAGACTGGACGTTACTCATTCAAGGTGTCGACCGACTCATTCCCGAAGTCACCGATCTGTTAAACGACTTTGACTTTTTACCACGCTGGCGCATTGACGACATTATGATTAGCTACGCCACCAAAGGCGGCAATGTTGGCCCGCATTTTGACCATTATGACGTTTTTTTACTGCAAGCCGCCGGCTCACGTCAATGGCTGTTAACCGCACAAGACTGCCTTGAAAGCAATTACATTCAGGGTGTCGATTTACGCCTAATGCAAACCTTTAAAGTTGAAGAAGATTACGTGTTTGAAAAAGGCGATATTTTATACCTACCGCCAAAATGGGGTCATCACGGCATCGCCCTAGACGATCAATGCATGACCTATTCAATCGGCTACCGCAGTTACCGTGGCCAAGAGTTGTGGGACAGTTTTGGCGACCATTTAAGTGAAATGGCCGGCTTTAAAACCTTATATCGTGACCCAATTTGGCCCGTTGGCTTAAACCCAGGTGAAATTACCGATGCCGCCGCCGAACAAGCGCAGGCTTTATTAGCCAACATCTTAACCGACAAAACCTTACTAAAAACCTGGTTTGGGCGTTTTGCCACCCAGCTCGATTCGGTGGCGGCTCAACAACTGCCAGAACCACTCACCGAAGAAGAAACCCCCGACATAGAAGATTTTATGGGCGCGTTGCAAGTAGAACCAGGTTTAATTAAAGACCCCGTCTGCCGCTTTGCGTTCGCTAAGGTTGACCAAAACACTTTACTGTATGTTAACGGCGCCATTTGGGACAGCTTTGGAGCAACGGATGCATTTATAACACTTTTAGCCAATCAATCTTTTTTAACCCAAGAACAGATTATGCTTAACGGTGATGACGAAGGAAATATCAAACTGCTATTTGACCTATGGAAGCTACAATACATTGTATTTATAGAATAG
- a CDS encoding CopD family protein, translating into MLWLKMFHILFMMSWMAGLFYLPRIFVHFVEGQAAGQDVNRLAIMAKKLYGFMTIMMMLAIGSGIWLWLQFWPIAAGMGWLHAKIVFVVLLLVYHLWTKRRMKEMQEGHLNHSGVYYRWANEIPLVLVTVILILVVVKPF; encoded by the coding sequence ATGTTGTGGTTAAAAATGTTTCATATCTTGTTTATGATGTCTTGGATGGCGGGGCTGTTTTATTTGCCGCGTATTTTTGTGCACTTTGTTGAAGGTCAAGCCGCGGGGCAAGACGTAAACCGCTTGGCCATTATGGCTAAAAAACTGTACGGCTTTATGACCATTATGATGATGCTGGCGATTGGCTCGGGCATTTGGTTATGGTTGCAGTTTTGGCCGATTGCTGCGGGCATGGGGTGGTTGCACGCCAAAATTGTTTTTGTTGTTTTATTGCTGGTGTACCATTTGTGGACTAAACGTCGCATGAAAGAGATGCAAGAAGGACATTTAAATCACAGCGGCGTTTACTACCGCTGGGCCAATGAAATTCCATTGGTGTTGGTCACTGTTATTCTGATTTTAGTGGTCGTTAAACCGTTTTAA
- a CDS encoding FKBP-type peptidyl-prolyl cis-trans isomerase gives MTIQNDKVALIEYTLTNAEGETLDASSGNPLAYLHGHGNLIPGLEAELLGKKVGDKFTTIVPAALAYGERVDELVQTVSTQMFQGVDNLEVGMRFEAQSEQGMHSVEITAIEGDQVTVDGNHALAGMALTFEVEVVGLRDASDEEISHGHAHGAGGHHH, from the coding sequence ATGACCATACAAAACGATAAAGTCGCCCTAATTGAATACACCCTAACCAATGCCGAGGGCGAAACCCTTGACGCCTCTAGCGGCAATCCACTGGCGTATTTGCACGGTCATGGCAATTTAATTCCCGGCCTAGAAGCTGAACTATTAGGCAAAAAAGTCGGTGATAAATTTACCACCATCGTACCGGCCGCCTTAGCCTATGGCGAACGCGTGGATGAATTGGTGCAAACTGTATCCACCCAAATGTTTCAAGGTGTAGACAATTTAGAAGTGGGGATGCGTTTTGAAGCGCAATCAGAGCAAGGCATGCATTCGGTTGAAATCACCGCCATCGAAGGCGATCAAGTGACGGTGGACGGCAATCACGCTTTGGCAGGTATGGCATTGACGTTTGAAGTAGAAGTGGTTGGATTGCGCGACGCATCGGACGAAGAAATAAGCCACGGACATGCTCATGGCGCAGGTGGACATCACCACTAA
- the purB gene encoding adenylosuccinate lyase, with product MLLSELTAVSPIDGRYGARLDPLKEIFSEFGLIKNRVKVEVFWLRMLANHPAIAEVPKLSPAALEHLMKLVDEFSLDMAQRVKEIERTTNHDVKAVEYLIKEHCAHNSELDALSEFVHFACTSEDINNLAYALMLKEARETTIVPQMDKLVSKLVEMASDMAHIPMMARTHGQPASPTTAGKEWANVAYRLQRQIKQLMNVQIMGKINGATGNFNAHFAAYPDVNWYELSEQFVLSLGLAWNPYTTQIEPHDFIAEYFQAMQRFNTILIDFDRDVWSYISIGFFKQKTIAGEIGSSAMPHKVNPIDFENSEGNLGLANAIFEHLSQKLPISRWQRDLTDSTVLRNLGVGIAHTIISLQATLKGLSKLEVNAQAMSDDLNNNWEVLSEAIQTVMRRHGFEKPYERLKELTRGQRVNKEIMQNFVDGLEGLPADAKEYLRNLTPATYIGNAAQQAGNIELAITLLKGR from the coding sequence ATGCTACTTTCAGAACTCACCGCTGTTTCTCCCATTGATGGCCGCTATGGCGCACGTTTAGACCCTTTAAAAGAAATTTTTAGCGAATTTGGTTTAATTAAAAACCGCGTAAAAGTTGAGGTGTTTTGGTTGCGCATGCTGGCCAATCACCCTGCCATTGCCGAAGTGCCTAAATTAAGCCCAGCGGCGCTAGAACATTTAATGAAATTAGTCGACGAATTCTCTTTAGACATGGCGCAACGCGTAAAAGAGATAGAACGCACCACCAACCACGATGTTAAAGCGGTTGAATACCTTATTAAAGAACATTGCGCGCACAACAGCGAGTTGGATGCGCTCAGCGAGTTTGTGCATTTTGCCTGCACCTCGGAAGACATTAACAACCTAGCGTATGCCTTAATGTTAAAAGAAGCGCGTGAAACCACCATTGTGCCCCAAATGGATAAATTGGTGTCTAAACTGGTTGAAATGGCCAGCGACATGGCGCACATCCCTATGATGGCGCGCACCCACGGCCAACCCGCTTCGCCCACCACGGCAGGTAAAGAGTGGGCCAATGTCGCCTACCGCTTGCAACGTCAAATTAAGCAATTAATGAACGTGCAAATCATGGGCAAAATTAACGGTGCGACCGGCAACTTCAACGCCCATTTTGCAGCCTACCCCGACGTAAACTGGTACGAATTGTCTGAACAATTTGTGTTAAGTCTTGGACTGGCTTGGAACCCTTACACCACACAAATTGAACCGCACGACTTTATTGCCGAATACTTTCAAGCCATGCAACGTTTTAATACGATTTTAATCGACTTTGACCGCGACGTTTGGAGCTACATTTCGATTGGCTTTTTTAAACAAAAAACCATCGCGGGCGAAATCGGTTCATCGGCCATGCCGCACAAGGTTAACCCAATTGACTTTGAAAATTCAGAGGGCAACCTAGGCCTGGCCAACGCCATTTTTGAGCATTTAAGTCAAAAACTGCCCATTTCACGCTGGCAGCGTGACCTAACCGACTCAACCGTGTTACGTAACTTGGGCGTGGGCATTGCGCACACCATTATCTCGTTACAAGCCACATTAAAAGGGTTAAGTAAATTAGAGGTCAATGCGCAAGCCATGAGCGATGATTTAAACAACAACTGGGAAGTCTTATCAGAAGCGATTCAAACGGTTATGCGTCGCCACGGTTTTGAAAAACCCTACGAGCGTTTAAAAGAGTTAACACGCGGCCAACGCGTAAACAAAGAAATTATGCAAAACTTTGTTGACGGACTTGAAGGCTTGCCGGCAGACGCCAAAGAATACCTACGCAACTTAACACCCGCCACCTACATTGGTAATGCCGCGCAACAAGCTGGCAACATCGAGCTGGCGATTACCCTGTTAAAAGGGCGTTAA